TGTGCACGGCGATCCGGGACGACATCGTCGCCGGGGTGCACGAGCGCGGCAGCCGGCTCACCGAGGAGGTCCTCGCCCGCCGCTACGGCGTCTCGCGCGTCCCGGTGCGCGAGGCCCTGCGCACCCTGGAGGCCGAGGGCTTCGTGGTGACCCGGCGGCACGCGGGCGCGTGCGTGGCCGAGCCGACCGAGCAGGAGGGCGCCGACCTGCTGGAGATGCGCCTGCTGCTGGAGCCGCTGGGCGCCGCGCGGGCCGCCCAGCGGCGCACCGAGGGCCATCTGAAGGTGCTGCGCGGCCTGGTCAGGCTGGGGCAGGAGCGCGCCGCGGGCGGGGGCGGCGAGGAGCTGCGGTCCCTGGCCGCCTGGTTCCACGAGACCCTGGCGCAGTCCTGCGGCAGCCCCGCGCTGACCGCCGCCCTGGCCCAGCTGCGGCACAAGATCACCTGGATGTACGGGGCGCCGGACCCCGCCGACCCGGCCGAGACCTGGGCCGGACACGGCGCGATCGTCGACGCGGTGGCGCGCGGCGACGCCGAACGCGCCCGCGCCCTGACCGCCCTGCACACCGAGCGGATGACGGCGGCTCAGCGTGTGAGCGCCCGGAAACATGCCGTCAACACAGCGGGTGCGCGGAATTAACAGACGTGCCGTAGAAAAGACCGGCAGGGAATTCGCCTCCGATATCCATGCCCCATTTCCGTTCCCCGCGCGGGGAATTCACGCGGACACACGAGAACCGCGCCGCCCCGCAGGGGGAGACGCGGTTCCCGGACGCGCTGTGTGTTCCCTCCGACCGGTCAGACGGTCTCGGGAAGCTCCTCCAGGCCCTCGGCGACCAGCTTGGCCAGCCGGTCCAGGGCGGCCTCGGCGCCCTCGGCGTCGGAGGCGAGGACGACCTCCTCGCCACCCTGCGCGCCCAGGCCGAGCACGGCCAGCATGGAGGCCGCGTTGACGGGGTTGCCGTCGGCCTTGGCGATCGTCACGGGGACCCCTGCGGCCGTGGCGGCCCGGACGAAGATGGAAGCGGGGCGGGCGTGGAGACCCTCGGCCCAGCCGACGTTGACGCGGCGCTCAGCCATGTGATGCTGCCCTTCAGGTGTAGCAGGTTGTCTAGACCAGTTTCCCATACGTGCGGCACCGTGTGGGTACGCCACACACCGCCTCGCGCCGCCGCCCGGGGCGAGCCGTACGCTGGGCCCCATGCAGACCTCGTCGGACCGGCATGCGTACCCCGCCCACTGGGAGGCCGACGTGGTGCTGCGCGACGGGGGCACGGCACGGATCCGGCCCATCACCGCCGAGGACGCCGACCGGCTGGTCAGCTTCTACGAGCAGGTGTCGGACGAGTCCAAGTACTACCGCTTCTTCGCGCCCTACCCGCGCCTGTCCGCCAAGGACGTCCACCGCTTCACGCACCATGACTTCGTGGACCGGGTGGGGCTCGCGGCCACCGTCGGCGGCGAGTTCATCGCCACCGTACGCTACGACCGCATCGGCCCCGCCGGAGCGCCCGGCCCGGCGCCCGCCGACGAGGCCGAGGTCGCCTTCCTGGTGCAGGACGCCCACCAGGGCCGCGGGGTAGCCTCCGCCCTGCTGGAGCACATCGCGGCCGTCGCCCGCGAGCGCGGCATCCGCCGTTTCTCCGCCGAGGTGCTGCCCGCGAACACCAAGATGATCAAGGTGTTCACCGACGCCGGGTACACCCAGAAGCGCAGCTTCGAGGACGGTGTCGTCCGACTGGAGTTCGACATCGAGCCGACGGACCGCTCGCTGGCCGTGCAGCGCGCGCGGGAGCAGCGCGCGGAGGGGCGCTCGGTGCGGCGGCTGCTGCTGCCCGGCTCGGTCGCCTTGATCGGCGTCGGCCGCGGCCCCGCGAGCGTGGGCCGCGGCATCCTCGGCCATCTGCGCGAGGCCGGGTTCACCGGCCCGCTGTACGCCGTCAACCGCGCCTTCGAGGAGGAGCGCGCGGAGATCGACGGGGTGCCCGCCCACCGCTCGGTGCGGGACATCGCCCAGCCGGTCGACCTCGCCGTGGTCGCCGTACCGGCCGAGCGCGTCCCCGAGGCGGTCGCCGAGTGCGGCGAGCACGGGGTGCAGGGGCTCGTCGTGATCTCCGCCGGGTACGCGGAGAGCGGGCCCGAGGGCCGCGAGCGGCAGCGGGCCCTCGTCCGGCAGGCACGCGCGTACGGCATGCGGATCATCGGCCCGAACGCCTTCGGGATCATCAACACCGCGCCCGGCGTCCGCCTCAACGCCTCGCTCGCCCCCGAGATGCCCCGGCCCGGCCGGATCGGCATGTTCACCCAGTCCGGTGCCATCGGCATCGCGCTGCTCTCCCGGCTGCACCGGCGCGGCGGCGGGGTCACCGGCGTGACCGGCGTCTCCACCTTCGTCTCGGCGGGCAACCGCGCGGACGTCTCGGGCAACGACGTCCTCCAGTACTGGTACGACGACCCCGGCACCGATGTGGCGCTGATGTACCTGGAGTCCATCGGCAACCCGCGCAAGTTCACCCGGCTGGCCCGGCGCACGGCGGCGGTGAAGCCGCTGGTGGTGGTGCAGGCCGCGGGCGCCCCGCAGGGCCACGCCGTGCGCGCGACCCGGCTGCCGCACGCGACGGTGTCCGCGCTGCTGCGCCAGGCCGGGGTGATCCGGGTGGACACCATCACGGAACTGGTCGACACCGGGCTGCTGCTGGCCCGGCAGCCGCTGCCCGCCGGGTCGCGGGTGGCGATCCTCGGCAACTCCGAGTCGCTGGGCGTGCTCACCTACGACCGCTGCCTGGCCGAGGGGCTGCGGCCGCAGCCGCCGCACGACCTGACGACGGCCGCCTCGGCGGAGGACTTCCGCGCCGCGCTGGCGCGGGCGCTGGCCGACGAGAGCAGCGACGCGGTCGTCGTCACCGCGATCCCCGCCGTGGGGGAGGGCGCCGCCCAGGACGCCGCCCTCGCCGGGGCGCTGCGCTCGGCCGCCCTGGCGAACCCGGCCAAGCCGGTCCTCGTCGTCCACGTCGAGCTCGGCGGCCTCGCCGAGGCCCTGTCGGCGGCGGCCAGCACGGGCCCCCAGTCCGGTGGGTCCCTTCCGCAGCCTCCGGCCCCGGGTGCCGCTGCGGTCACCGGCACCCCCGGCGTCCCGCCGGACGCGGAAGCCACCGCGGCCGCAAGCAGCCCACCAGGCCCGGAGACACCCCCTGGCCCGGAGACACCCGCCCCCCGGCTGATCCCCGCCTACCCCGCCGCCGAGCGGGCCGTGCGGGCGCTCGCCGAGGCGGTGCGGTACGGGCAGTGGCGGCGCGAGGCGGCCGAGCCCGGCAAGGTGCCGGAGTACGAGGACATCGACGAGAAGGGCGCCGCCGCGCTCATCGCCGGCCTCCTGGACCGCGGGCAGGGCCTCACGCCCGGCGCCGAGGACACCTGCGCGCTGCTCGGCCGCTACGGCATCCCCGTCCGCCGGGCCGTCCCCGCGCCCACCGCCGACGCCGCCGCAGAGGCCGCCCGCACCCTCGGCTACCCGGTCGCCCTGAAGGCCACCGCCCCGCACCTGCGCCACCGCGCCGACCTGGGCGGCGTCCGCCTCGACCTCGCCGACGAGGAGCAACTGCGCCGCTCCTACGCCGAGTTGACCGAGCTGTTCGGCAGCCCGCAGGAGGTGCGGCCGGTGGTGCAGACCATGGCGCCCCGGGGCGTCGACACCGTCGTGCGGTCGGTCATCGACCCGGCGGCCGGCGCGGTGCTCTCCTTCGGCCTCGCCGGAGCCCCCTCCCAGCTGCTCGACGACATGGCCCACCGCCTGGTCCCGGTCACCGGCCGGGAGGCCACCTCCATGATCCGCTCCATCCGCACCGCCCCCCTGCTGTTCGGCTGGCGCGGCTCGGCGCCGGTCGACACCCCCGCCCTGGAGGAACTGCTGCTGCGCGTCTCCCGGCTCGTCGACGACCACCCCGAGGTCGTCGCCGTCACCCTGGAGCCGGTCGTCGTCGCCCCGCGCGGGGTGAGCGTCCTCGGCGCGAGCGTGCGCCTGGCCCCGCCGCCCGTCCGCGACGACCTCGGCCCGCGCACCCTCCCGGCGTACTGACGGCCCGCCGACGGCCCGCCGACCGGTTCGCCCGGACGTTCCCCGCGACGAACCGGTGCCTGGCAGTCAGTGCCTCCCCGTAGGATGGACGGCATGGCCAAGACCAGTACGACGACCCAGGGGCTGCGGGCGGCGATCGAACGCAGCGGCTACTACCCGGCTCTCGTGGCCGAGGCGGTGGAGGCCGCCGTGGGCGGCGAGCCCATCCGGTCGTACCTGGTCCACCAGGAGACCACCTTCGACCAGAACGAGGTACGGCGGCACGTCACCGTGCTCGTCCTCACCGGCAACCGCTTCATCGTCAGCCACACCGACGAGCAGGCGGCCGACAGCACCTCCCCGACGCCGTACGCCACGACGTCCACCGAATCGGTGAAGCTCGGCCGGATCTCGTCGGTCGTGGTGAGCCGGGTCGTCGCCAACCCGGAGCAGTACACCCCGGGTACGCCGCCCCGCGAGGTCGTCCTCACCATCGGCTGGGGCGCCGTCTCCCGCATCGACCTGGAGCCCGCCGCCTGCGGCGACCCGAACTGCGAGGCGGACCACGGCTACACGGGGAACTCCACCGCCGACGACCTCAGCCTGCGCGTCAGCGAGGCGGGGGACGGCCCGGAGACCGTGCGCCAGACGCTCGCCTTCGCCCAGGCGGTCTCCGAGGCCACCGCGGACGTCACCCGCTGATGCCGGCCCAGCCCACCGCCTGGGACCACCCCGAGCCCCTCGCCGTCGCCTCCGCGCCCGTCCCCGCCTACGGATCGGGCTCGCTCGCCGACCTGCTGCCCACCCTGGCCGCCGGCATGGACGTCCCCGCGACCACGGCCGCGATCCCCGAGCTGGCCCCCGCCGACCGCGCCTGCGTCTTCCTGATCGACGGCCTCGGCTGGGAGCAGCTGCGCGCGCACCCCGACGAGGCGCCCTTCCTGACCTCCCTGCTGGGCAGCTCGCGCGGCGGCACCGGCCGTCCGCTCACCGCCGGCTACCCGGCCACCACCGCGACCTCGCTGGCCTCCGTCGGCACCGGCCTGCCCCCGGGCGCGCACGGACTGCCCGGTTACACGGTCCGCGACCCGGCCACCGGCACGCTGATGAACCAGCTGCGCTGGCAGCCCTACAGCGACCCGTGCGCCTGGCAGCCGTACCCCACCGTCTTCGAACTGGCCCACCGCGCCGGGGTGCACTCCGCACAGGTCTCCTCCCCGGCCTTCCAGAACACCCCGCTCACCAAGGTCGCGCTCAGCGGCGGCACCTTCCTGGGCCGGCTGACCGGCGAGGACCGCATGGACACGGCAGCGGAGCAGCTCGCCGCGGCCGACCGCGCCCTCGTCTACACGTACTACTCCGAACTCGACGGCGCCGGCCACCGCTTCGGCGTGGACTCCGACGCCTGGCGCGGCCAGCTGATGCACGTCGACCGGCTCGCCCAGCGGCTGGCCGAGCAGCTTCCGCCGCGCAGCGCGCTCTACGTCACCGCCGACCACGGCATGGTCGACATCGTCTTCGACGAGGAGCACCGCATCGACTTCGACGCCGACTGGGAGCTGCGCGCCGGTGTCGCCCTGCTCGGCGGCGAGGGCCGCGCCCGGCACGTGTACGCGGTGCCCGGCGCCGCCGGTGACGTGCTGACCTGCTGGCGCGAGGTGCTGGGGGAGCAGTTCTGGGTGGCCTCGCGGGACGAGGCGATCGACGCCGGCTGGTTCGGGCCCCGGATCGACGACCGGGTGTACGGGCGGCTCGGCGACGTGATCGCGGCCGCCCGGGACGACGTCCTGCTCATCGCCTCGGAGCGGGAGCCCAAGGAGTCCCTGATGGTCGGCAACCACGGTTCCATGACCCCGGCCGAGCAGTTCGTCCCGCTGCTCGAAGCCCGCCCCTGACCCCGCCTCCCGCCCCCTTCCCCGACCCGCGACCTCGCCGAAAGGTGCCCGCCCCCTCATGCCCGAGCTGGTGTTCTTCTCCGGAACGATGGACTGCGGGAAGTCGACACTGGCTCTCCAGATCGAGCACAACCGCTCGGCGCGCGGGCTCGCCGGTCTGATCTTCACCCGCGACGACCGGGCGGGCGAGGGCAAGCTGTCCTCCCGCCTCGGCCTGGTCACCGATGCCGTGGAGGTGGAGGACGGCGTCGACCTCTACTCCTACCTGGTCGACCACCTCTCCCAGGGCGGCCGGGCCGACTATGTGATCGCCGACGAGGCGCAGTTCCTCGCGCCCGAGCAGATCGACCAGCTCGCCCGCGTCGTGGACGACCTGGAGATCGACGTCTACGCTTTCGGCATCACCACCGACTTCCGCTCCAAGCTGTTCCCCGGCTCCCAGCGCCTGGTCGAACTGGCCGACCGCGTGGAGGTCCTCCAGGTCGAGGCCCTGTGCTGGTGCGGCGCCCGCGCCACGCACAACGCCCGCACGGTCGGCGGTGTCATGGTCGTGGAGGGCGCCCAGGTGGTCGTGGGCGACGTCGACCAGTCCCCGGACGAGATCGGCTACGAGGTGCTGTGCCGCCGCCACCACCGCCGCCGCATGACCGCGGCCTCGGCCCGCGCGGCGGCCCTGTCCCCGGACGTCCTGCCCGTGGAGCCCGGCGCCCGCCGCTGACCTCCGCACCCAGGCAGCCTGCGCCCGCGACCGCGACGGCCTGGCTGTTCTCGATCCGCCGCACCGGTCCGCCGCACCGACCCGCCGTACCCGGGGGCCGTCGCCGCCGTCGCAGCCGTCGCAGCCGTCGCCGCCGTCGCGCCGCACGTGCGAGGCGCCGTACCGCAGGAGGCACCCGCCGCACCGCCCACCGCCCGCTACCCACCGCCCGCCGCCCACCGCCACGAAGGCGATCACGGGCGCGCGGGCGCCGGTCGTGCGGTCCGGACGGAGGCGGAGGTGCACATCACTCAAAAGGTGCATATCTTCACATCAGGTGGCGACCGGTCCGCCGTCCCGGAACGGACGGCGGACATCTTCGCCCGTCCCGCGTCCGGCGTACCGTCCCCACGCGAAGGAGCGCATGTGAAGGACCGCACGTGACGACCCGGCCCGCCGTGCCCCAGGCCCTGCCGCCCCAGGCCGGCGCCAAGGAAACGGCGCTCGGCGCGCTGCGCGGCGTGGGCCAGGTCGACCTGCAGCCGAGCCCGTGGACCTCGCTGGTCATCCTCGTGGCCCTGTGGGTGCAGGGCTGGCAGACGGGGCTCTTCGCCGTCATCGGCGCGGTGGTCTCGACCCTCACCGCCCGCGTCCTCGCCGTCGAGCGGGACACGCTGACCCAGGGCCTGATGACCTACTGCGGTGTCCTCGGGACCATCTCCATGGTGGTCTACCTCGGCCACCACCCCTCCACCTACGTGCTGGCCGTGGTCGCCGCCGTCCTGTGCACCCTGATCACCGCGGCCCTCGGCCAGTTGCTCGCCCCCGTCGGACTCAAGGCGTTCACCGGGCCGTTCTGCCTCGTCGCCCTGGTGATGGTGCTGGGCGCCCCCTCCTTCGCGCGCGTGTGGCACGGCACCCCGCCGACCGCGGTCACCCCGACCACCCCGACCAGCCCCGTCGTCCACTGGAGCGACCTGTGGCAGGGCTTCTTCACCAACGTCTCCCAGATCTTCTTCGCCGGTTCCTGGTACGTCGGCCTGATCATGCTGGCCGGCCTCTTCCTGGCCGGCTGGAAGGTGGGCCTCTTCACCGTGCTGGGCAGCGTCGTCGGGCTGCTCACCGCGTGGGCGCTCGGCGCGCCGGCCGTCCTGATCGGCCAGGGGATCTACGGCTACAACGCCGTACTGACGAGCCTGGCGTTCGGTGTCGTGCTGCTGCGCCCCACCGCGTGGAACTACGCCTACACCGTGCTGGCCGCCGCCGCCAGCACCGGTCTGACGGCCTCGCTCTCGGTGTTCTTCACCGTCTTCGGGAGCCACACCTTCACCTGGCCGTTCAACATCACCACCTGGGCGCTGCTGGCGGCTGTCCCCCTGCTGCCGCGCATCACGCGCGCCGACGACTTCTGAAGAGCCCCGTCCCGCCGGGACCGCGCGGAGCACCCGCCCCGGCCGACCGGCATCCACCCGACCGTCCGAGAAAGGCGCGGTTCATGAACCTGGCCCCCCGGGAAATCGACAAACTGCTCGTGTACGTCGTCGCCGACCTGGCCCGCAAGCGCCGCGGGCGCGGGCTGAAGCTCAACTACAGCGAGTCGGTGGCCCTCATCAGCGAGGCCATCCTCGAAGCGGCCAGGGACGGCCGCAGCGTGGCCGACTGCATGGAACTGGGCCGCCAGGTCCTCGGCGAGGACGACACCATGCCGGGCGTACGGGAGATGCTGCCGCTGCTCCAGGTGGAGGCCACCTTCGACGACGGCAACAAGCTCGTCTCCTGCCACGACCCGGTCGGTGGCTGACCGTGTCCCCGGGCACGGTGGTAGCGGTCGGCGGGCACGAGAGCGACGGGGGCCGGGCCCTGGGCGGGCTGCTGGACGCCGGGGTGCCGTCGGTGGGCGGCGGACGCGCGCTGCTGCGGTGCGTGCGTGCGCTGCGCGCCCGGGGCGAGCGGGTCTGCGTGGTGCCGATGACCCTCGGCCGGGACCCTGACCTCGCCGCCGACGCCGCGCGCACCCTGCGGGCCCTGGCCCCCGACGAGCGCGCCGGGACCGTGCTGGCCGCGCCGTTCGGCACCGCGGACCACCTGGTCGGCTGGCTGCGCGGCGCCGCCTGCCGGGCGCCCGGTGACGCGGCGCTGCTGGTCACCGCTCCGTCCGGCGGCCCGTACGCCGACGCGGACCTCTTCCGGATCGCCCGCCTGGTACGGCAGTACGGCCGGCACCGCACCGTCGAGGTGGCGCTGACCGGCGGCGAACCGGACCCCGCCGAAGGTGTGCGGCGCTGCCTCGCTCTCGGCGAACGGAGAGTCGTGCTGCTTCCGGCCGCCTGGGCGGCACCGGACAGTCCCGACCCCGCGCACTGCCGGCGGGGCGGACCGCTGCTCTCGCCCGCCGCCGTCGCGGGGGTCCTGGACGCACGGGTCCGCGAGGCGTGGGAGCGGTACGAGCGCTCGGGCGACGACGGTCTCTCCCGCGCCCTGTCCGCGGCCCACTCCCACTCCCACTCCCACTCCCACAGCCACACGCACGAACACGCGCACGACCACGGTGACGCGCACGCCCACGCGCACCGCCGCGCGGACACCGCCGCACCACCCCGCACCGCGGCCCCACCCGCCCTCACCTCGCACAGGAGTCCACGATGACGCTCCCTCCCCGCTACCAGTACGGCGACGGCCGGATAGAGATCAACGCCGGGCGCAGGACGATCAAACTCACCGTCCGCAACACCGGCGACCGCGCGGTACAGATCGGCTCCGACTACCACTTCTTCGAGGTGAACCCCGCCCTCGACTTCGACCGCGACGCGGCGCTCGGCATGCACCTCAACATCGCCGCGGGCACCGCCGTCCGCTTCGAGCCCGGCGGCACCCACGAGGTGGAGCTGTGCGCGTACGCGGGCACCGGCCGCCTCACCGGCTTCAGCGGCCTGCTCAACGGCAGCACGGTCTCCCACCCGGCCCGCGTCGAGGCCGTCAGCCGGGCCCTGCGCCGCGGCTTCCGCGGCGCGGGCGGGCGGGAGACCGCTCCCGCCGGGACCCAGGGGGCGGGCAAGCCGGAAGGCGCAGCCGAGCCGGAGAAGACAGCCGAGACAGCCGGGACAGCCGAGGCCGCTGAGAAGGCCAAGGCGGCCGGGAAGGGCAAGTCGGGCCGTGGGAAGGCCGGTCCGGGCAAGGCAGGTGCCCAGAAGAGCGCGAAGAAGAAGGAGTCCCGCTGACATGCCCATCCTCTCCCGTGAGCAGTACGCGGCCCTGTTCGGCCCCACGGTCGGCGACCGGTTCCGGCTGGCCGACACCAACCTCGTCGTCGAGGTAGAGAAGGACGTCCGCGAGGGGTCGTACGGCGACGAGGTGGTCTACGGCGGCGGCAAGACCATGCGTGACGGCATGGCCTCCGACCCGCAGGCCACCGCGGCACAGGGCGCCCTCGACCTGGTGATCACCAACGTGGTGGTCCTGGACCCGGTGGTCGGCGTGGTCAAGTGCGACATCGGCGTCAAGGACGGCTTCATCGCGGGCATCGGCAAGGCCGGCAACCCGCAGACCCAGGACGCCGTCGACCCCCGGCTCGTCGTCGGCACCGGCACCGAGGTCATCGCGGGCGAGCACCTGATCGCGACCGCCGGGGCCATGGACACCCATGTGCACCTGATCAGCCCCCAGCAGTGCCAGCAGGCCCTGAGCAACGGCATCACCACCCTGTTCGGCGGCGGCACCGGACCCACCGACGGCAGCAACGGCACCACCTGCACCCCCGGCCCCTTCAACCTCGCCCGGCTCCTCCAGGCCGCCGAGGGCCTGCCGGTCAACCTCGGCATCATGGGCAAGGGCAACGGCAGCCTGCCCGGCGCGCTGGACGAGCAGATCGAGGCCGGCGCCGCCGCCCTCAAGGTGCACGAGGACTGGGGCTCCACCCCCGCCGTCATCGACAACGCGCTGAACGTCGCCGACCACCACGACATCCAGATCGCGATCCACACCGACACCCTCAACGAGGGCGGCTTCTTCGAGGACACCCGCTCGGCGATCGACGGCCGGACCATCCACACCTTCCACAGCGAGGGCGCGGGCGGCGGGCACGCCCCCGATATCCTGCGGGTCACCGGGGAGCCCAACGTCCTGCCGTCCTCCACCAACCCCACGCTGCCGTACACCAAGAACTCGGTGGACGAACTGCTGGACATGGTGATGGTCTGCCACCACCTCAGCCACGACATCCCCGAGGACGTCGCCTTCGCCGACAGCCGGGTGCGCGCCGAGACCATCGCGGCCGAGACGGTCCTGCACGACCGGGGCATCATCAGCATGATCTCCTCCGACTCGCAGGCCATGGGCCGCATCGGCGAGTCCGTCACCCGCGCCTTCCAGATCGCCCACGTCTGCAAGGAGGCGTTCGGGCCGCTGCCCGAGGACTCCCCGCGCAACGACAACCAGCGCGTCCTGCGCTATCTGGCCAAGGTCACCATCAACCCGGCCGTCGCCAGCGGGGTCTCGGACCACATCGGGTCGCTGGAAGCGGGCAAACTGGCCGACATCGTCCTGTGGCCCATGCACTCCTTCGGGGCCAAGCCGAAGATGGTCATCAAGGGCGGCATCGTCTCCTGGGCGCAGATGGGCGACCCCAACGCCTCGCTGCCCACCCCGCAACCCGTCTACTACCGCCCGGCGTTCGGCCAGTTCGGACGCGCCCTCCAGGCGACCCACGTCACCTTCATGTCCCAGGCCGGCATCGCCGCCGGGGTGCCCGCGAGACTCGGCCTCGAACGCACGGTGCTCCCGGTCCGCAAGACCCGCACCATCGGCAAGCACAACATGGTCCGGAACGACGTCGTCCCGAGGATCGAGGTCGACCCGGAGACATACAAGGTGACGGTGGACGGAGAGGTCGTCACCATCGACCCGGCCCGGAAGCTGCCGCTCAACCAGCTCTTCTTCCTGGCCTGAGGGCCCGAGCGCATGTACCGCGACGAGCGCGCGGGCCCGCCCGCCACCACCCCGCACGGCCGGCCCCGCGACACGGCACCCCCGGACACGGACACAGGCACAGCCACCGGCACGGACACAAGCACGGACACAAGCGCAGACACCGGCACGGACGCAGACCTGGACCACCTCCTGGTCGTCCTCCAGCTCACCGACTCCGCCTTCCCCAGCGGCTTCTACACCCTGTCGCACAGCCTGGAGGGCTACGTCCAGGAGCGGGCCGTCGACGGGGAGTCCCTGCCCGCGCTGCTGCACGACCTGCTCAGGAACGGCGTCGGCCCGTCCGACGCCACCGCGCTGGCCCTGGCCCACCGGGCGGCGTCGGCGGGCGACTGGGCGGCGGTGGGCGCCGTGGACAGGCGGCTGTACGCGGCCAAGCTCGGCCGGGAGCCGCGGCAGGCCGCCGTACGCACCGGGCGGCAACTGCTGGACCTGGCCGCCGAGGTCTTCGGCGCGGACGGCAT
The sequence above is drawn from the Streptomyces sp. SAT1 genome and encodes:
- the ureC gene encoding urease subunit alpha — its product is MPILSREQYAALFGPTVGDRFRLADTNLVVEVEKDVREGSYGDEVVYGGGKTMRDGMASDPQATAAQGALDLVITNVVVLDPVVGVVKCDIGVKDGFIAGIGKAGNPQTQDAVDPRLVVGTGTEVIAGEHLIATAGAMDTHVHLISPQQCQQALSNGITTLFGGGTGPTDGSNGTTCTPGPFNLARLLQAAEGLPVNLGIMGKGNGSLPGALDEQIEAGAAALKVHEDWGSTPAVIDNALNVADHHDIQIAIHTDTLNEGGFFEDTRSAIDGRTIHTFHSEGAGGGHAPDILRVTGEPNVLPSSTNPTLPYTKNSVDELLDMVMVCHHLSHDIPEDVAFADSRVRAETIAAETVLHDRGIISMISSDSQAMGRIGESVTRAFQIAHVCKEAFGPLPEDSPRNDNQRVLRYLAKVTINPAVASGVSDHIGSLEAGKLADIVLWPMHSFGAKPKMVIKGGIVSWAQMGDPNASLPTPQPVYYRPAFGQFGRALQATHVTFMSQAGIAAGVPARLGLERTVLPVRKTRTIGKHNMVRNDVVPRIEVDPETYKVTVDGEVVTIDPARKLPLNQLFFLA
- a CDS encoding urease accessory protein UreF; this encodes MYRDERAGPPATTPHGRPRDTAPPDTDTGTATGTDTSTDTSADTGTDADLDHLLVVLQLTDSAFPSGFYTLSHSLEGYVQERAVDGESLPALLHDLLRNGVGPSDATALALAHRAASAGDWAAVGAVDRRLYAAKLGREPRQAAVRTGRQLLDLAAEVFGADGIVRYHREVAAHRAPGTQAVAAGVVHAAAGVPVRQAVAADLHQFCASFAGAALRLRLTDHRLAQVLLRRTAPVIAETTRRALERGLDDLGATTFAADVMSARHERAEARLFAS